One Campylobacter concisus DNA segment encodes these proteins:
- a CDS encoding D-2-hydroxyacid dehydrogenase gives MKIVCLDAATLGENVDLSVFKKFGEFISYQKTKSDEVVPRLKGVDIVITNKVVIDKAVMDALNLKLICISATGMNNVDLEHAKAKNIAVKNVAGYSTASVVQHTFALLFELTNRIKFYDEYVKNGEWVKSEIFTYLGADISEIAGKEFGIIGLGEIGRGVAAAARAFGAKVSYYSTSGANNNSEFKQKSLDELLRSSDIISIHAPLNEKTRNLLGTNEINLLKDDAIVLNLGRGGIVDEAAMARAIDERNLRFGTDVLESEPMSENSPFLNVKNKENLLITPHVAWGSLEARKRLISLIVKNIDEFIKG, from the coding sequence ATGAAGATCGTTTGTTTAGACGCGGCCACGCTTGGCGAAAACGTTGATCTTAGTGTTTTTAAGAAATTTGGCGAGTTTATTAGCTACCAAAAAACCAAAAGCGATGAGGTCGTGCCACGTCTAAAGGGCGTTGATATCGTCATCACAAACAAGGTCGTCATCGATAAAGCCGTGATGGATGCGCTAAATTTAAAGCTTATCTGCATAAGTGCAACTGGCATGAATAACGTAGATCTTGAGCATGCAAAAGCTAAAAATATAGCTGTGAAAAACGTCGCTGGCTACTCTACTGCAAGCGTCGTGCAGCACACATTTGCCTTGCTTTTTGAGCTAACAAACCGCATCAAATTTTATGATGAGTACGTAAAAAACGGCGAGTGGGTGAAGAGTGAAATTTTCACCTATCTTGGCGCAGATATCAGCGAGATCGCTGGCAAAGAATTTGGCATCATCGGACTTGGCGAGATAGGACGCGGCGTGGCAGCAGCAGCACGTGCATTTGGTGCAAAGGTAAGCTACTACTCGACAAGTGGAGCAAATAACAATAGTGAATTTAAGCAAAAAAGCTTAGACGAGCTACTAAGAAGCAGCGACATCATCAGCATCCACGCACCACTAAATGAAAAAACTAGAAATTTACTGGGTACAAACGAGATAAATTTGCTAAAAGATGATGCGATAGTGCTAAATTTAGGACGTGGCGGCATAGTTGATGAAGCTGCGATGGCAAGGGCGATAGATGAGAGAAATCTGCGTTTTGGCACCGACGTTTTAGAAAGTGAGCCAATGAGCGAAAATAGCCCATTTTTAAATGTAAAAAACAAAGAAAATTTATTAATCACGCCGCACGTAGCATGGGGCAGTTTGGAGGCTAGAAAACGGCTGATCTCACTCATAGTTAAAAATATAGATGAATTTATAAAAGGATAG
- a CDS encoding YajQ family cyclic di-GMP-binding protein, whose protein sequence is MATEHSFDISAEVDMMEVKNALETAKKEIAARYDFKGLAAEVELNEKEKFITLLSSSDNKIDALKDIVISKLIKRNIPPVAITETKREPASGGNLKATLKLNDTLDSENSKKITKAIKDSKIKVSAQIRGEEIRVTSKSIDDLQECIKLVRGLNLELPISFKNLK, encoded by the coding sequence ATGGCAACTGAACACAGCTTTGATATAAGCGCTGAAGTCGATATGATGGAGGTTAAAAACGCTCTTGAGACGGCTAAAAAAGAGATCGCAGCAAGGTATGATTTTAAGGGGCTTGCGGCTGAGGTAGAGCTAAATGAAAAAGAGAAATTTATCACGCTTCTTAGCTCAAGCGACAATAAGATCGACGCGCTAAAAGACATCGTGATCTCAAAGCTCATCAAGCGTAACATCCCGCCAGTTGCTATCACAGAGACAAAAAGAGAGCCAGCTAGTGGCGGAAATTTAAAAGCGACGCTAAAGTTAAACGACACGCTTGATAGTGAAAACTCAAAAAAGATCACCAAAGCGATCAAAGACTCAAAGATCAAGGTGAGCGCGCAGATCAGGGGCGAAGAGATCAGGGTGACAAGCAAAAGCATAGACGATCTGCAGGAGTGTATAAAGCTCGTTAGGGGGTTAAATCTAGAGCTCCCAATAAGCTTTAAAAACCTAAAATAA
- a CDS encoding YegJ family protein translates to MSFFKKIFGKQIDLGEQMPIYFVSSDEDYMQRAFEQARESFRYFWRELYWERRRIVPGLDYAMVKICFLDTINGEEVGEHMWINDVEFDGETIYGTLVNEPDTVQNVKVGDQISAKIGEMSDWLFAIGGRAYGGFSVQAMRSRMQKDELAEHDAAWGLDFGDYNDILVVFEQKEHPENLIEHPMSKNMTEQFENYAKEHPSVATDADEFGYTQLHHEAIAGNLNLVNLLLKYGADKNARTKSGKTAADFADQMGWSEIAKVLA, encoded by the coding sequence ATGAGTTTTTTTAAGAAAATTTTTGGCAAGCAAATCGATCTTGGCGAGCAGATGCCGATCTATTTTGTAAGTAGCGACGAAGACTACATGCAGCGTGCATTTGAGCAGGCTCGTGAGAGCTTTAGATATTTTTGGCGTGAGCTTTACTGGGAGCGCCGCAGGATCGTGCCCGGGCTTGACTATGCGATGGTAAAAATTTGCTTTCTTGACACAATAAACGGCGAAGAGGTGGGCGAGCACATGTGGATAAACGACGTGGAATTTGACGGCGAAACGATATATGGCACGCTCGTAAATGAGCCAGACACCGTGCAAAACGTAAAAGTTGGCGACCAAATAAGCGCGAAGATAGGTGAGATGAGCGACTGGCTTTTTGCCATTGGTGGGCGCGCATACGGCGGATTTAGCGTGCAGGCGATGCGATCACGCATGCAAAAAGATGAGCTAGCCGAGCATGACGCAGCTTGGGGGCTTGACTTTGGCGATTATAACGACATTTTGGTAGTTTTCGAGCAAAAAGAGCACCCAGAAAATTTGATCGAGCATCCGATGAGTAAAAATATGACCGAGCAGTTTGAAAACTATGCAAAAGAACACCCAAGCGTTGCCACAGACGCCGATGAGTTTGGATATACGCAGCTTCACCACGAGGCGATCGCTGGAAATTTAAACCTTGTAAATCTCTTGCTAAAATACGGTGCTGATAAAAATGCTCGCACAAAAAGTGGCAAAACAGCGGCTGACTTTGCCGATCAAATGGGCTGGAGCGAAATCGCAAAGGTGCTTGCATAG
- a CDS encoding coproporphyrinogen III oxidase family protein produces MIFKNIIESFAVNYAHNSIQKSLYNEFNIDILNTTYTKTPKKDKKYMLYAHVPFCHTFCPYCSFHKYHYEQELAKIYFENLREEMRQIKEAGFDFDSLYVGGGTTLINEPELEKTLKLAKDLFSIEDISAESDPNHISPESLGRFDGLINRLSVGVQSFDDETLKRVGRYEKFGSAKETKRKLEQAIGKIPVISLDLIFNLPNQTKEQLINDINTAKSISPQQITFYPLMKSELTRENIARALGVSNVDNEREFYEIIVSEFAKGGYRQSNAWAFSNEKSADLRDEYVGSNLEYVGVGSGAFSFLNGELVINAFNLLDYGRKVKERQSPVIAKCAFSKKERLKYTFLTRLFDGAVDIKTYNEQNNANINKDLFVELSLLKLVNAIYEENGVIKPTFFGKYICVVLMRDFYAGMDKVRAIFKDDAKIKRSKVLHIMSENTEQKFDQNIIQPRAAM; encoded by the coding sequence ATGATTTTTAAAAATATCATTGAGAGTTTTGCTGTAAATTACGCTCATAATTCTATACAAAAATCGCTATATAACGAATTTAACATAGACATTTTAAACACGACTTACACCAAAACTCCAAAAAAAGACAAAAAATATATGCTCTACGCTCACGTGCCATTTTGTCACACATTTTGCCCGTATTGCTCGTTTCACAAGTACCACTACGAGCAGGAGCTTGCAAAAATTTACTTTGAAAATTTACGCGAGGAGATGAGGCAGATAAAAGAGGCTGGCTTTGACTTTGACTCGCTTTATGTGGGTGGTGGCACGACGCTTATAAACGAGCCAGAGCTTGAAAAAACGCTAAAACTCGCAAAAGATCTCTTTAGCATAGAGGACATCTCAGCAGAGAGCGACCCAAATCACATTTCGCCAGAGAGTCTAGGCCGTTTTGATGGGCTCATCAACCGCTTAAGCGTTGGCGTGCAAAGCTTTGATGATGAGACGCTAAAAAGAGTTGGCAGATACGAGAAATTTGGCTCAGCTAAAGAGACAAAAAGAAAGCTTGAGCAGGCTATCGGCAAGATACCAGTCATCAGCCTAGATCTCATCTTTAACCTGCCAAATCAAACAAAAGAGCAGCTAATAAACGACATAAATACTGCAAAATCGATCTCTCCGCAGCAAATCACCTTCTATCCGCTAATGAAATCAGAGCTAACAAGAGAGAACATCGCTCGCGCACTTGGCGTCTCAAACGTCGATAATGAACGCGAATTTTACGAGATCATCGTGAGCGAATTTGCCAAGGGTGGCTACAGGCAAAGCAACGCTTGGGCATTTTCAAATGAAAAAAGTGCAGACCTTCGCGACGAATATGTAGGCTCAAATTTAGAGTACGTGGGTGTTGGTAGTGGCGCATTTAGCTTCTTAAACGGCGAGCTTGTGATAAATGCCTTTAACCTACTTGACTACGGCAGAAAGGTCAAAGAAAGACAAAGCCCAGTCATCGCAAAATGCGCATTTAGCAAAAAAGAGAGATTAAAATATACATTTTTAACAAGGCTTTTTGACGGTGCTGTTGATATCAAAACCTACAACGAACAAAACAACGCAAACATCAACAAAGACCTATTTGTCGAGCTTAGCTTGTTAAAACTTGTAAATGCGATCTACGAAGAAAATGGTGTTATCAAGCCAACATTTTTTGGAAAATACATCTGCGTCGTGCTCATGCGCGACTTCTACGCTGGCATGGACAAGGTGCGCGCGATATTTAAGGATGACGCGAAGATCAAACGCAGCAAGGTGCTTCACATCATGAGTGAAAATACCGAGCAAAAATTTGATCAAAACATCATCCAGCCACGTGCTGCCATGTAA
- a CDS encoding cyclic peptide export ABC transporter, whose translation MLANLIKSNLFSIIKIVILTLAFSGLGVWTLSFINNELVNLKEFDAFVAVKFIAVLLLFFLSAIAANISLTNFGHKFIYELRYQSVKQILDTPNSVINEIGKAKIIASLNNDIKTITFAFMSATGFIQSLVFIVCASFYLAYIAPKVFIFLAVWIGATLFINTLFMKKIHFYFKDSRTQDDALQKHYDDIVEGHRELSLNRARAQVCFDELNFTGDKKRQSMVKADVFHALSDNFTNVMLLGSVGLCVFLCVAFGWASVQTALSISLTILFLRGSFMSMVGSIPAALSAKVSLEKIMSLNLNEFKEGFKFDDSLSDEWQSIRLKDLNFNYDHGKFSLNDVNLEIKRGEITFIIGKNGSGKSTLINILCGLIRPSSGEIYLDSTKIDDANLQSYQAKISAIFADFYLFSQTLCRDGFASQSDIEGLLALLEIDKKVSVVVDNKLSTTQLSTGQRKRLSLLIAILERRSILILDEWAADQDPLFKRKFYKEILPFLQSKGISVIAVSHDDSYFDVATRIILVKDGFVRELDEAERISAAKDAVEKIK comes from the coding sequence ATGCTTGCGAATTTAATAAAAAGCAATCTTTTTTCAATAATCAAAATAGTGATCCTGACGCTTGCCTTTAGCGGGCTTGGCGTCTGGACGCTCTCTTTTATCAACAATGAACTTGTAAATTTAAAAGAATTTGACGCCTTTGTGGCGGTTAAATTTATAGCTGTTTTGCTTCTATTTTTTCTAAGCGCCATCGCTGCAAACATCTCGCTTACAAATTTTGGACATAAATTTATCTACGAGCTTAGATATCAAAGCGTAAAGCAAATTTTAGACACGCCAAATAGCGTGATAAACGAGATCGGCAAGGCAAAGATCATAGCTAGTCTAAACAACGACATAAAAACGATCACATTTGCCTTTATGAGCGCTACTGGCTTCATACAAAGCCTAGTTTTTATCGTTTGTGCGAGCTTTTATCTAGCTTACATCGCGCCAAAAGTTTTTATATTTCTAGCCGTTTGGATCGGTGCGACACTTTTTATAAACACGCTTTTTATGAAGAAAATTCACTTCTATTTTAAAGACTCAAGGACGCAAGATGATGCGCTGCAAAAGCACTATGACGACATCGTTGAGGGGCATAGAGAGCTTAGTTTAAATAGAGCAAGGGCGCAAGTTTGCTTTGATGAGCTAAATTTTACAGGCGATAAGAAGCGTCAAAGCATGGTAAAAGCTGACGTATTTCACGCGCTAAGTGATAATTTCACAAATGTAATGCTCCTTGGCTCAGTCGGACTTTGTGTATTTTTATGCGTGGCATTTGGCTGGGCGAGCGTGCAAACAGCACTAAGCATAAGCCTAACGATACTATTTTTAAGAGGCTCATTTATGAGTATGGTTGGTTCCATACCAGCCGCACTTAGCGCAAAGGTGAGTTTAGAGAAGATCATGAGTTTAAATTTAAATGAATTTAAAGAAGGCTTTAAATTTGACGATAGCCTAAGCGATGAGTGGCAAAGTATCAGGCTAAAGGATCTGAATTTCAACTACGACCACGGCAAATTTAGCCTAAATGATGTAAATTTAGAGATCAAACGCGGCGAGATAACATTTATCATCGGTAAAAATGGCAGCGGTAAAAGCACGCTTATAAATATTCTTTGCGGACTTATCCGCCCAAGTAGCGGCGAAATTTACCTTGATAGCACAAAGATAGATGATGCAAATTTACAAAGCTACCAAGCAAAAATAAGCGCTATTTTTGCTGATTTTTATCTATTTTCGCAAACACTCTGTCGTGATGGCTTTGCCAGCCAAAGCGATATAGAGGGGCTCTTGGCTCTGCTTGAGATAGATAAAAAGGTAAGTGTCGTCGTTGATAATAAGCTTAGCACCACGCAGCTCTCAACCGGTCAGAGAAAGCGCCTAAGCCTGCTAATAGCCATATTAGAGCGCCGCTCTATCCTTATCCTTGATGAGTGGGCGGCCGATCAAGACCCATTATTCAAGCGTAAATTTTATAAAGAAATTTTGCCGTTTTTGCAAAGCAAAGGCATAAGCGTCATCGCCGTAAGCCACGATGATAGCTACTTTGACGTGGCAACTAGGATCATTTTAGTAAAAGATGGTTTTGTGCGTGAGCTTGATGAGGCGGAGCGCATAAGTGCCGCAAAAGACGCCGTGGAAAAGATAAAATAA
- a CDS encoding NAD(P)H-quinone oxidoreductase subunit 3, which translates to MSHSELDSTYLGAFIILLLATCSFSLITFLSSKISKKLANRNTERLKVGFYECGPTTVKQPNKINIHYFFYGILFILFDVEVIFMYPWAVDFRLLGLFGLIEMLLFVAILLIGFAYAWQKGVFKWQSIR; encoded by the coding sequence ATGTCACACTCAGAGCTTGACAGCACATATCTTGGCGCTTTTATCATACTTTTGTTAGCTACTTGTTCATTTAGTCTGATAACATTTTTATCTTCAAAGATAAGCAAAAAGCTAGCCAACCGCAACACTGAGCGTTTAAAAGTTGGCTTTTACGAGTGCGGACCGACAACCGTAAAACAGCCAAATAAGATAAATATCCACTACTTTTTTTATGGAATTTTATTTATTTTATTTGACGTTGAGGTCATTTTTATGTATCCGTGGGCGGTGGATTTTAGGCTGCTTGGGCTATTTGGGCTCATCGAGATGCTACTTTTTGTGGCGATCTTACTCATCGGCTTTGCCTACGCTTGGCAAAAAGGAGTCTTTAAATGGCAAAGCATCAGATAA
- a CDS encoding NuoB/complex I 20 kDa subunit family protein, with protein sequence MAKHQINYAANGGLPVVLTTVDKLVQWGRSNSLWALSYGLACCAIEMMASGASRYDFDRFGTIFRASPRHSEVMIIAGTLTKKHAEFTRRLYDQMPEPKWVISMGSCANTGGMFNTYSTVQGVDRIIPVDIYIPGCAPRPETLQYALMMLQKKIRKQSAFRAQKPRKLEI encoded by the coding sequence ATGGCAAAGCATCAGATAAACTACGCTGCAAATGGCGGTCTGCCAGTAGTTTTAACAACCGTTGATAAGCTCGTGCAGTGGGGTAGGAGTAACTCGCTTTGGGCGCTTAGCTACGGGCTTGCATGCTGTGCGATCGAGATGATGGCAAGTGGCGCTAGCAGATATGATTTTGATAGATTTGGCACCATTTTTCGCGCTAGTCCAAGGCACTCTGAGGTGATGATCATAGCTGGCACGCTAACTAAAAAGCACGCTGAATTTACAAGGCGGCTTTACGACCAGATGCCTGAGCCAAAGTGGGTCATCTCGATGGGTAGCTGCGCAAACACTGGCGGCATGTTTAACACCTACTCAACCGTTCAAGGCGTAGACCGCATAATACCCGTCGATATCTATATCCCAGGCTGTGCCCCGCGCCCAGAGACGCTTCAGTACGCACTTATGATGCTTCAAAAAAAGATAAGAAAACAGAGCGCATTTAGGGCGCAAAAACCAAGAAAGCTTGAAATATGA
- a CDS encoding NADH-quinone oxidoreductase subunit C encodes MREYKPKNDLQKKQYYSEKFYIAKQTPKEVASGSKFDEELAILEQSGVQILSSYVEFDQLVLYVNSSENFKALETLKNFGYEQLCELAAVDYIAQKGGYEVFYQLLSVSKNRRTRVKCFVKKDEMLKSVCELYKSANWAEREMYDLSGVLIKDHPNLKRLIMPDDWHSHPLLKSYPLVGDEAAKWYEVDKIFGREFREQIGEENRDPAFVNEKDTFGFSRVFDENEEYEYQEEGGVRFVKKAKFNQSQIVKERP; translated from the coding sequence ATGAGAGAGTATAAGCCAAAAAACGACCTGCAAAAAAAGCAGTATTACAGCGAGAAATTTTATATCGCCAAGCAGACGCCAAAAGAAGTGGCAAGTGGTTCTAAATTTGATGAAGAGCTAGCTATTTTAGAGCAAAGCGGAGTGCAAATTTTATCTAGCTATGTGGAGTTTGACCAACTTGTTCTCTACGTAAATTCTAGTGAAAATTTTAAAGCGCTTGAAACGTTAAAAAACTTTGGCTACGAGCAGCTTTGTGAGCTTGCGGCGGTTGATTATATAGCGCAAAAAGGTGGATATGAGGTATTTTATCAGCTTCTAAGTGTTAGTAAAAATAGGCGCACACGCGTAAAGTGCTTTGTCAAAAAGGACGAAATGCTAAAAAGCGTCTGTGAGCTTTATAAAAGCGCAAACTGGGCAGAGCGTGAGATGTATGATCTAAGCGGCGTTTTAATCAAAGATCATCCAAATTTAAAGCGTCTTATAATGCCTGATGACTGGCACTCGCACCCGCTTTTAAAGAGCTATCCACTAGTTGGCGACGAGGCTGCTAAATGGTACGAGGTGGATAAAATTTTTGGGCGTGAGTTTAGAGAGCAGATCGGCGAAGAGAACCGCGACCCAGCCTTTGTGAACGAGAAAGATACCTTTGGCTTTTCAAGAGTGTTTGACGAAAATGAAGAGTACGAGTATCAAGAAGAAGGCGGCGTGAGATTTGTCAAAAAGGCTAAATTTAACCAAAGCCAGATAGTAAAGGAAAGACCTTGA